One genomic window of Tenacibaculum tangerinum includes the following:
- a CDS encoding FAD-dependent monooxygenase produces the protein MNIDIIGAGIGGLTTAIALEQKGIKARIFEQTEQIKPVGAGIILANNAMQVYEKLGLRKVIEDNGNPISSMNITKSNLKQLSKIDLSYFEQKYNSKNIAIHRGKLQQILIDKLKSTDIILDHKLTSIAKSENGYDLNFENRNQIQSSTVLGADGLNSVVRQNLFQNNSIRNANQICWRGITEYELPIKFRNELNEAWGKSERFGFVQIAQNKVYWYALKSFKKNKKEFSIHDLEQYFSDYNSVIKGIIKSTKKEQINTAEISDLKPTNIWYKENVCLIGDSAHATTPNMGQGACQAIEDAYVLSECLSKYRTTKAFSEYQNLRLPKAHQVVKASWLVGKMAHLSNPILIGLRNQMLRLTPSSVNRKQNEQIFQLAKV, from the coding sequence ATGAACATTGATATTATTGGAGCAGGAATAGGAGGATTAACTACTGCAATTGCACTTGAACAAAAAGGAATTAAGGCAAGAATTTTTGAACAAACCGAACAAATAAAACCAGTTGGAGCAGGAATAATTCTAGCCAATAATGCTATGCAAGTCTATGAAAAGTTAGGTTTGCGAAAAGTAATCGAAGATAATGGAAATCCAATATCTTCAATGAATATTACCAAATCAAATCTAAAACAACTTTCAAAAATTGACTTGTCATATTTTGAGCAAAAATATAACTCAAAAAATATTGCAATACATAGAGGTAAATTACAACAGATATTGATAGATAAATTAAAATCAACCGATATTATCCTCGACCATAAACTTACTTCGATTGCTAAAAGTGAAAATGGATACGATTTAAACTTTGAAAATAGAAATCAAATTCAATCTTCAACGGTTTTAGGAGCTGATGGACTAAATTCAGTAGTTAGACAAAATTTATTCCAGAATAATAGCATACGAAATGCGAATCAAATATGTTGGAGAGGAATTACGGAATACGAATTACCGATAAAATTCAGAAACGAACTGAACGAGGCTTGGGGAAAATCAGAGCGTTTTGGATTTGTTCAAATTGCACAAAATAAAGTTTATTGGTATGCTTTAAAATCGTTCAAAAAAAATAAAAAAGAGTTTTCTATCCACGATTTAGAACAGTATTTCAGCGATTACAATTCAGTAATTAAAGGCATTATAAAATCAACCAAAAAAGAACAAATAAATACTGCCGAAATTTCTGATTTAAAACCAACAAATATTTGGTATAAAGAAAATGTCTGCTTAATCGGAGATTCTGCACACGCAACAACCCCAAATATGGGGCAAGGTGCTTGTCAAGCCATAGAAGATGCTTATGTACTTTCAGAATGTTTAAGCAAATATAGAACTACCAAAGCATTTTCCGAATATCAAAATTTAAGATTACCTAAAGCACATCAAGTAGTAAAAGCGAGTTGGCTTGTTGGAAAAATGGCACATCTTTCAAACCCAATATTAATTGGTTTGCGTAATCAAATGTTGAGATTAACACCTTCGTCTGTTAACAGAAAACAGAATGAACAAATTTTTCAATTGGCAAAAGTATGA
- a CDS encoding IS982 family transposase, translating to MISDFKITEFFCLIDDFCTEINQVIDKNALETCSKIVRRRKPKLTQSEIITIMVLFHFSGFKHFYIEYVSKHLSKEFPDLVSYNRFVELKKRCSVPMILFLQMHCLGQCTGISFLDSTTIKVCHYKREKQNKVFKNTAKKGKGTMGWFFGFKLHIIINEKGDIVDFLITQGNIDDRQPLKDKAFHNRVFGKIFADRGYVGKELFEQLFVDGIHLVTKIRKNMKNTLMHIYDKIMLRKRAVVKSVNDILKNVCQIEHTRHRSFDNFILNLVAGLIAYSFYPTKPNINIDNLQRIG from the coding sequence ATGATTTCTGATTTTAAAATTACTGAATTTTTCTGTTTAATTGATGATTTTTGTACCGAAATTAATCAAGTTATTGATAAAAATGCTTTAGAAACCTGTTCAAAGATAGTTAGACGAAGAAAGCCTAAACTCACCCAAAGTGAAATAATCACAATTATGGTGCTTTTCCATTTTAGTGGTTTTAAACACTTTTATATCGAATATGTTAGCAAACACTTGTCAAAAGAATTTCCAGATTTAGTTTCCTATAACCGATTTGTTGAATTGAAAAAGCGTTGTTCAGTGCCTATGATACTGTTTCTTCAAATGCACTGTTTAGGTCAATGTACAGGGATCTCCTTTTTAGATTCTACCACTATTAAAGTATGTCATTATAAAAGAGAAAAGCAGAACAAAGTTTTTAAAAACACCGCAAAAAAAGGGAAAGGAACCATGGGGTGGTTCTTTGGTTTTAAACTTCATATTATTATCAATGAAAAGGGCGATATCGTTGACTTTTTAATTACGCAAGGTAATATAGATGACAGACAACCACTTAAAGATAAAGCCTTTCATAATCGTGTGTTTGGAAAAATATTTGCCGACAGAGGGTATGTAGGTAAAGAACTGTTTGAACAGCTTTTTGTAGATGGAATACATTTGGTTACAAAAATTAGAAAGAATATGAAAAATACTCTTATGCATATCTATGATAAAATTATGCTTAGAAAAAGGGCTGTTGTTAAAAGTGTGAATGATATTTTGAAAAACGTATGTCAAATAGAGCATACAAGACACAGAAGCTTCGATAACTTTATCTTAAATTTAGTCGCAGGGTTAATCGCTTATTCGTTTTATCCAACTAAACCTAATATCAATATCGATAACTTACAAAGAATAGGATAA
- a CDS encoding DUF3995 domain-containing protein: MNKFFNWQKYDNNIIHIFICYFFFTRFYPFLLAFVGKWGLERVLHTKEAGQKAMEPPKIATIIVGIGFISFGLIYLIKTGLINFQIPNWIITYGSWIIPSIFSLRAIGDFNYVRLFKKIKNTEFAKADSKWFIPLCLTIGTLGILIQIMN, from the coding sequence ATGAACAAATTTTTCAATTGGCAAAAGTATGATAACAATATTATCCATATTTTTATTTGTTATTTTTTCTTCACTAGGTTTTATCCATTTTTATTGGCTTTTGTGGGAAAATGGGGACTTGAAAGAGTTTTACATACAAAAGAAGCTGGACAAAAAGCAATGGAACCACCAAAAATTGCTACTATAATTGTTGGTATAGGCTTCATTTCATTTGGTTTAATCTATTTGATAAAAACAGGTCTAATCAATTTTCAAATTCCGAATTGGATAATTACCTATGGAAGTTGGATAATTCCTTCCATTTTTAGTTTAAGAGCAATTGGTGATTTTAATTATGTTAGGTTATTTAAAAAAATAAAGAATACTGAATTTGCGAAAGCTGATTCAAAATGGTTTATTCCATTGTGTTTGACAATCGGGACATTAGGCATATTGATACAAATTATGAATTGA
- a CDS encoding cytidine deaminase family protein, which produces MKKNQAEIWQKMSVVAWEVSNNAYTKSNTLVGACVLGINGKMYAGCNIQQELRSHDIHAETNAIGNMVSDGCEQIVKILVVADKELFTPCGSCMDWIVQFSSEKTLVGFQGKTNREIQIFTTKELMPFYPKK; this is translated from the coding sequence ATGAAAAAGAATCAAGCTGAAATATGGCAAAAAATGAGTGTCGTTGCTTGGGAAGTGAGCAACAACGCATATACAAAATCGAATACATTAGTTGGTGCATGCGTTTTAGGGATAAATGGTAAAATGTATGCAGGTTGCAATATTCAGCAGGAATTACGGAGTCATGATATACATGCAGAAACAAACGCCATTGGAAATATGGTCTCTGATGGTTGCGAACAGATAGTAAAAATTTTAGTTGTTGCCGACAAGGAACTTTTTACACCTTGTGGAAGTTGTATGGATTGGATTGTTCAATTTTCATCTGAAAAAACTTTAGTTGGTTTCCAAGGTAAAACGAATAGAGAAATCCAAATCTTTACTACAAAAGAACTGATGCCTTTTTATCCAAAAAAGTAA
- the arfB gene encoding alternative ribosome rescue aminoacyl-tRNA hydrolase ArfB: MNKEQLLKELQFKAVRSSGAGGQHVNKVASKVELSFTIEDSLGLSDKEKALLLKNVANRLSKENTLILSSQESRSQHRNKELVTERFFNLLAQALVVPKVRKATKPKKAAIVKRLDAKKQQAEKKKTEKSFDFSFIK; encoded by the coding sequence ATGAACAAAGAACAACTTTTAAAAGAACTCCAATTTAAAGCCGTTCGAAGTTCGGGTGCGGGAGGACAGCATGTAAACAAAGTAGCCTCTAAAGTAGAATTAAGTTTTACGATTGAAGACTCGTTAGGTCTCTCGGACAAAGAAAAAGCATTACTCCTTAAAAATGTAGCTAATAGACTTTCTAAAGAAAACACACTCATACTAAGCTCACAAGAAAGCCGTTCTCAACACCGTAACAAAGAATTGGTTACCGAACGTTTTTTTAACCTTTTAGCACAAGCCTTGGTAGTACCCAAAGTTCGTAAAGCTACCAAACCTAAAAAAGCAGCGATTGTCAAACGGTTAGATGCTAAAAAACAACAAGCTGAAAAAAAGAAAACCGAAAAAAGTTTCGATTTTAGTTTTATAAAATAA
- a CDS encoding transposase: MRYKKWTLEQKLEILASSEEIGIVEACRKYSVSTGTFYSWKKKFEYKGEAGLKVTYDTKSKELKAAEEENRVLRKLLSDKEIELEVQRELLKKKFGTSDPRKI; encoded by the coding sequence ATGAGATATAAGAAATGGACCTTAGAACAGAAGTTAGAAATATTAGCTAGTTCTGAAGAGATAGGTATAGTAGAAGCCTGTCGTAAATATAGTGTTAGTACTGGCACTTTCTATAGTTGGAAAAAGAAGTTTGAGTATAAAGGAGAAGCTGGATTGAAGGTTACCTACGATACCAAAAGTAAAGAGCTTAAAGCTGCAGAGGAAGAAAATCGTGTATTGCGAAAGTTACTTAGTGATAAAGAAATAGAACTAGAGGTACAGCGAGAACTCTTAAAAAAAAAGTTTGGGACATCAGATCCAAGAAAGATTTAG
- a CDS encoding IS3 family transposase, which produces MIKMVGIVESSYYRVPSGGKKGNKPSRKTFHNTKGFVSQDVLVTSIKEILQHEFIDCGYRLMTSYLNRDGYTINHKKLYRIMKEEGLLKLCNRIDRSGSGRKFVKFRKVQTNRPLECLEMDIKMVWIPSEGKNAYLLSVIDVHTRRILKDYFSFTIKQNNVIALLSELFEDYEYPNNVVIRSDNGSQFIAKKVREYLGLIGVQQEFTHIATPEENAHIEAYHGILKKEVFKRFDYQYFGEIEQILKRYLKFYNNRRLHGLLGRITPMEKWNADEHLITMKKLTA; this is translated from the coding sequence ATTATAAAAATGGTGGGTATTGTTGAGAGTAGTTATTATAGAGTTCCTAGCGGTGGCAAAAAAGGAAATAAGCCATCTAGAAAAACCTTTCACAATACAAAAGGTTTTGTGTCACAAGATGTCCTAGTAACTTCTATAAAGGAGATCTTACAGCACGAGTTTATAGATTGTGGATATCGATTAATGACTAGCTATTTGAATAGAGATGGTTACACTATCAACCATAAAAAGCTATACAGAATTATGAAAGAAGAAGGATTGTTAAAGCTTTGCAACAGAATAGATAGAAGTGGTTCTGGACGTAAATTTGTAAAATTCAGAAAGGTTCAAACCAATAGACCATTAGAATGCTTAGAAATGGATATAAAGATGGTTTGGATACCTAGTGAAGGCAAAAACGCTTACTTACTCTCTGTAATTGACGTTCACACACGCAGAATATTAAAGGATTATTTTTCATTTACTATTAAACAAAACAATGTAATAGCACTGCTATCAGAGTTATTTGAAGATTATGAATATCCTAATAACGTGGTCATTAGAAGTGATAATGGCAGTCAATTTATAGCAAAAAAAGTACGTGAATATTTAGGTTTAATCGGAGTCCAACAAGAGTTTACACATATTGCCACACCAGAAGAGAACGCACATATTGAAGCCTATCACGGCATATTAAAAAAAGAAGTTTTTAAAAGGTTCGATTATCAATACTTTGGTGAAATAGAACAGATACTAAAGCGTTACCTGAAATTTTATAACAATAGAAGACTTCACGGCCTATTGGGACGCATAACTCCAATGGAAAAATGGAATGCAGATGAACATCTAATTACTATGAAAAAATTAACAGCTTAA